The Nothobranchius furzeri strain GRZ-AD chromosome 8, NfurGRZ-RIMD1, whole genome shotgun sequence genome includes a region encoding these proteins:
- the pde4ba gene encoding 3',5'-cyclic-AMP phosphodiesterase 4B isoform X4, whose amino-acid sequence MGACCFNRKDKKVGKLDFWKKFKRMLNRELTHLSEMSRSGNQVSEFISNTFLDKQNEVEIPSPTSKTREKKKQQKQQLMTQISGVKKVSHGSSLSNSSISRFGVKTDKEEPLSKELEDLNKWGLNIFSVSEYSYNRPLTCIMYAIFQERDLLKTFKIPADTFVAYMMTLEDHYHSDVAYHNSLHAADVAQSTHILLSTPALDAVFTDLEILAAIFAAAIHDVDHPGVSNQFLINTNSELALMYNDESVLENHHLAVGFKLLQEDNCDIFQNLTKKQRQSLRKMVIDMVLATDMTKHMSLLADLKTMVETKKVTSSGVLLLDNYTDRIQVLRNMVHCADLSNPTKSLELYRQWTDRIMEEFFHQGDRERERGMEISPMCDKHTASVEKSQVGFIDYIVHPLWETWADLVHPDAQDILDTLEDNRNWYQSMIPQSPSPPFYDQGTHGHSGGTGIQGGGEKFQFDVTLEEEDLDGMEKYGEGEEDEDDEELEEEEEDSLGNSRPPPQDYLDSQLPDDGTMIEPTSAIEIVTHEASPTDT is encoded by the exons ATGGGTGCCTGCTGCTTTAACAGAAAAGACAAGAAAGTAGGGAAGCTAGATTTTTGGAAAAAG TTTAAGCGGATGTTGAATCGGGAGCTGACGCACCTATCCGAGATGAGTCGGTCTGGGAATCAGGTGTCCGAATTCATCTCCAACACCTTCCTAG ACAAACAGAATGAGGTGGAAATCCCGTCACCGACCTCCAAAACACgagagaagaagaagcagcagaagcagcagctgaTGACACAGATCAGTGGGGTGAAGAAGGTTTCTCATGGGTCCTCGCTTTCCAACAGCAGCATATCGCGCTTTGGCGTCAAAACCGATAAAGAGGAGCCATTGTCCAAGGAGCTGGAGGACCTGAACAAGTGGGGTCTAAACATCTTTAGCGTTTCAGAGTACTCCTACAACCGACCGCTCACCTGCATCATGTACGCCATCTTCCAG GAGCGGGACCTGCTAAAGACATTTAAGATTCCAGCAGATACGTTTGTGGCTTACATGATGACGCTGGAGGATCACTACCATTCAGATGTGGCATACCATAATAGTCTACATGCTGCTGACGTTGCTCAGTCAACACACATTCTTCTCTCCACTCCTGCTCTGGAT GCGGTTTTCACAGACCTTGAGATCCTAGCAGCTATTTTTGCTGCAGCTATCCATGATGTCGATCATCCTGGAGTATCAAACCAATTTCTAATCAATACCA ACTCTGAGCTGGCCCTGATGTACAACGATGAGTCTGTCTTGGAGAACCATCACTTGGCTGTAGGCTTCAAGCTGCTACAGGAAGACAACTGTGACATCTTTCAAAACCTCACAAAGAAGCAGAGACAGTCCCTGCGCAAGATGGTCATTGACATG GTTTTGGCCACTGACATGACCAAACACATGAGTCTGTTGGCTGATCTGAAGACGATGGTGGAGACTAAGAAGGTGACTAGCTCTGGAGTTCTGCTGCTAGACAATTACACCGACAGGATACAG GTGCTGCGTAACATGGTGCACTGTGCTGATCTGAGTAATCCCACTAAGTCTTTGGAGTTGTATCGTCAGTGGACTGACCGCATCATGGAAGAGTTTTTCCACCAGGGAGACCGAGAGAGGGAGAGGGGAATGGAGATCAGCCCCATGTGTGATAAACACACAGCCTCTGTAGAGAAGAGCCAG GTGGGATTTATCGACTACATCGTTCACCCTCTGTGGGAAACCTGGGCAGACCTGGTACACCCTGATGCCCAGGACATTCTGGACACTTTAGAGGATAACAGGAACTGGTACCAGAGCATGATTCCCCAGAGTCCCTCCCCGCCCTTCTACGATCAGGGCACGCATGGACACAGCGGGGGAACAGGAATACAAGGGGGAGGAGAGAAATTTCAGTTTGATGTGACTTTGGAGGAAGAGGACTTGGATGGAATGGAAAAATACGGTGAAGGAGAGGAAGACGAGGATGACGAAGagttggaagaggaggaggaggacagtcTTGGAAATTCTCGTCCTCCTCCCCAGGACTACTTGGACAGTCAGTTGCCCGACGACGGTACCATGATCGAGCCTACATCGGCAATAGAGATTGTGACGCATGAAGCATCGCCCACAGACACATAG
- the pde4ba gene encoding 3',5'-cyclic-AMP phosphodiesterase 4B isoform X5: MPEANYLLSVSWGYIKFKRMLNRELTHLSEMSRSGNQVSEFISNTFLDKQNEVEIPSPTSKTREKKKQQKQQLMTQISGVKKVSHGSSLSNSSISRFGVKTDKEEPLSKELEDLNKWGLNIFSVSEYSYNRPLTCIMYAIFQERDLLKTFKIPADTFVAYMMTLEDHYHSDVAYHNSLHAADVAQSTHILLSTPALDAVFTDLEILAAIFAAAIHDVDHPGVSNQFLINTNSELALMYNDESVLENHHLAVGFKLLQEDNCDIFQNLTKKQRQSLRKMVIDMVLATDMTKHMSLLADLKTMVETKKVTSSGVLLLDNYTDRIQVLRNMVHCADLSNPTKSLELYRQWTDRIMEEFFHQGDRERERGMEISPMCDKHTASVEKSQVGFIDYIVHPLWETWADLVHPDAQDILDTLEDNRNWYQSMIPQSPSPPFYDQGTHGHSGGTGIQGGGEKFQFDVTLEEEDLDGMEKYGEGEEDEDDEELEEEEEDSLGNSRPPPQDYLDSQLPDDGTMIEPTSAIEIVTHEASPTDT, encoded by the exons ATGCCTGAAGCCAACTACCTGCTGTCGGTGTCTTGGGGTTACATTAAG TTTAAGCGGATGTTGAATCGGGAGCTGACGCACCTATCCGAGATGAGTCGGTCTGGGAATCAGGTGTCCGAATTCATCTCCAACACCTTCCTAG ACAAACAGAATGAGGTGGAAATCCCGTCACCGACCTCCAAAACACgagagaagaagaagcagcagaagcagcagctgaTGACACAGATCAGTGGGGTGAAGAAGGTTTCTCATGGGTCCTCGCTTTCCAACAGCAGCATATCGCGCTTTGGCGTCAAAACCGATAAAGAGGAGCCATTGTCCAAGGAGCTGGAGGACCTGAACAAGTGGGGTCTAAACATCTTTAGCGTTTCAGAGTACTCCTACAACCGACCGCTCACCTGCATCATGTACGCCATCTTCCAG GAGCGGGACCTGCTAAAGACATTTAAGATTCCAGCAGATACGTTTGTGGCTTACATGATGACGCTGGAGGATCACTACCATTCAGATGTGGCATACCATAATAGTCTACATGCTGCTGACGTTGCTCAGTCAACACACATTCTTCTCTCCACTCCTGCTCTGGAT GCGGTTTTCACAGACCTTGAGATCCTAGCAGCTATTTTTGCTGCAGCTATCCATGATGTCGATCATCCTGGAGTATCAAACCAATTTCTAATCAATACCA ACTCTGAGCTGGCCCTGATGTACAACGATGAGTCTGTCTTGGAGAACCATCACTTGGCTGTAGGCTTCAAGCTGCTACAGGAAGACAACTGTGACATCTTTCAAAACCTCACAAAGAAGCAGAGACAGTCCCTGCGCAAGATGGTCATTGACATG GTTTTGGCCACTGACATGACCAAACACATGAGTCTGTTGGCTGATCTGAAGACGATGGTGGAGACTAAGAAGGTGACTAGCTCTGGAGTTCTGCTGCTAGACAATTACACCGACAGGATACAG GTGCTGCGTAACATGGTGCACTGTGCTGATCTGAGTAATCCCACTAAGTCTTTGGAGTTGTATCGTCAGTGGACTGACCGCATCATGGAAGAGTTTTTCCACCAGGGAGACCGAGAGAGGGAGAGGGGAATGGAGATCAGCCCCATGTGTGATAAACACACAGCCTCTGTAGAGAAGAGCCAG GTGGGATTTATCGACTACATCGTTCACCCTCTGTGGGAAACCTGGGCAGACCTGGTACACCCTGATGCCCAGGACATTCTGGACACTTTAGAGGATAACAGGAACTGGTACCAGAGCATGATTCCCCAGAGTCCCTCCCCGCCCTTCTACGATCAGGGCACGCATGGACACAGCGGGGGAACAGGAATACAAGGGGGAGGAGAGAAATTTCAGTTTGATGTGACTTTGGAGGAAGAGGACTTGGATGGAATGGAAAAATACGGTGAAGGAGAGGAAGACGAGGATGACGAAGagttggaagaggaggaggaggacagtcTTGGAAATTCTCGTCCTCCTCCCCAGGACTACTTGGACAGTCAGTTGCCCGACGACGGTACCATGATCGAGCCTACATCGGCAATAGAGATTGTGACGCATGAAGCATCGCCCACAGACACATAG